Genomic segment of Sebastes fasciatus isolate fSebFas1 chromosome 3, fSebFas1.pri, whole genome shotgun sequence:
ACTACAAATAAACACGAATACTATACTCTGAAACTATAAATACACACTAAAAATACACTCTAATACTACAAATACACACCAATACTACAAATACACTAATACTATACTCTAATACTACAAATATACACTAATACTATATTCTGAAACTACAAATACACACTAAAACTTCAAATACACACTAATACTATACTCTGAAACTACAAATACACACTAAAACTTCAAATACACACTAATACTATACTCTAAAACTACAACCAAAGTGATTTCCTATAGAAACATCTGGGAAAGAAGAAAACATCTGTCTGTTGTGTGTGTCGGTGGTTAAAGTCCGTTCATGAGATGAATGTTTTAAAGAGGCTCTCTGTTAAAAACACaacttatataaatataaacagtatgtataaatacaaataagatATTAAATAGAGTTTGAGGGCTGCAGACTgaacacatctgtgtgtgtttttatttaaagggttcaacttttaatgtgaaattcAGTATCTGAGGTGTGAGTTACATaactgtgggtgtgtgtgtgtgtgcctgcgtgcgagtgtgtgtgtgagtgtgtgtgtgtgtgtgtgtgtgtgtgtgtgtgtgtgcgtgcatgtgtgtgtgtgtgcctgcgtgtGAGTGTGCgggtgagtttgtgtgtgtgtgtgtgtgtgtgcctgcgtgtgcgtgtgttcacAGTACAAAGGGTTAATTGTGGATTCGGACACGTTGCTctttctctcactgtgtgttctgtaaAACATATTCTGCAgtcagaaatataaaacatattcagGTACTTCAGTAAAACTCAATATAAATAACATGATGGAAGTTTTGGGAACAAAGTGTACTTCaagtataaaaagtaaaatatctcGTTATGCAGAGTCGTGTTTATATTATCACATTATTGAATCAATATTATCATGTGAGCTGTATCTGAATGCTGTCGTTGGTGCAGcttttaaataattcatatgTGAAAACAAAGAATCAACTTTTATAAActcatcaaatgtttttttagctAAAGTACCTCCAGCTGTTAGATAAACACACGCAGCACAGTAGAAGTATATAGAAGTGGAAATACTAGTAAAGTAACTTCCCGTCACTGCTGACACTTTTATCCAACATGTGTTCTGAGGCGGTTTTATGAACCTAACATGTAAAAAATGTTCATGTCTGCATCTCACGATTATTTTTCATGaatctattgattattttattgattaatcgattgttTTACCTTCAAAAACaccagaaaacagtgaaaaagcaGAGTTCCAGGTGGTTAACAGACcacagatgttcagtttactgtgAAATAAAACTGTCACCAGACGATACGGTATGGTACGGTACAGTACaatacggtacggtacggtatgAAACGATACGGTACAGTACGGTATGAAAcgatacggtacggtacggtatgAAACGATACGgtacggtacgatacgatacggtaTGAAACGATACGGTACAGTACGGTATGAAAcgatacggtacggtacggtatgAAACGATACGGTACAGTACGGTATGAAAcgatacggtacggtacggtatgAAACGATACGGTACGGTACGATATGAAACGATACGGTATGAAACGATACGGTACAGTACGGTATGAAACGATACGGTACAGTACGGTATGAAAcgatacggtacggtacggtatgaaacggtacggtacggtacgatacgatacggtaTGAAACGATACGGTACAGTACGGTATGaaacggtacggtacggtacagtACAATACGGTACTGTATGGTACGGTATGAAACGATATGGTATGAAACGATACGGTATGATACGGTACGATACGGTACGGTACGATACGGTACGATACTGTGCGATACGATAGGGTACGGTACTGTACGGTActgtacggtacggtacggtacgctACGGAGAAACACATACCAATGTAAACCACAACAAACAGATATTGCACAAGATCTGCATAAAAACAGCATAAATAAGAGATAAAGATAAGAACACTATGACGCTGTCACACAACCCGACCGCCtcaagaaacattatttaaaacacCGATTGAGGCACAAACAAGTTTTTAAGACAAGACTTAAATGACTCCAACAACaaaatgattatcaaaatagtttcagATTAATGTTCAGTCAAtaatctagagctgcaacaattagtcgatcaacaggacATTAATCAGCAGGTAGTTTGATAATCGATTCAGATGCTTTTCTTCGTCACATGTGATCGTATTTCTCATTTATCTCGTATATCTTTGAATTTATCGGCTcaaataaaaacagtgtttgAATACGACATCTTGGCCGGTGGGAACTTTTAATGgtcatttctgacattttacagacaaaacaattaattgactaatcaataaaataatcagcagatgaaTTGTTAGTTGTAGgagactaatcaattaatcagatCATCATTTCAGCTCAGCACATCATCCTTTGGTTTACAAGACATTTGTTAATAAAAGAGGCCGACTGTCACATCATCATTAAAACGTGCTTGATTTAAATACAGCCCACTGAATGAAGGTTTAGATTGAATCAGTGACGCTGAGCACACAgacggtgacctttgacctccagttAATGATCAGCTGGTAAACAACAACCCAGGAAAATCAATATAGTAGTTGAGGTATTTTGCTGTGAATCAAAGTATTGGGTGGATTGTAATCGTCAAGCTCCACCTCTAGTGTTGTCTGGCTCTCCTTCAGGCTGAATGTCCGCCGTCTTTATCCTCCAGACTTCCTGTCCGACACTCTGGTCACCATGGACGTCTCCGACCCGCAGACACTCGGCTTCATGGTCTTTGGAGGATTCATGTTCATCTCGGCGGTGGGCATCGCCCTCGTCTCCACGCTCTCCATGAAGGAGACGTCGTATGAGGAGGCGCTGGCCAAACAGCGCCGCAAGCTGGTCCAAACGCAGCctcagagagcagagaagaagaagaaggacaagaccctggagaagaagaacaaaGCCAAGAAGAAGGAGGAGCGGCCCGACGAGAAGCTCTCAGACCCAGGCAGCGATGGCGGCGAGGAGCCTGAGGTGGTGGCTTGTACCGAGCCAGAATCTGACCCAGAACCTGCAGCTGAGCCGGCAGCTGCTGCCCCTGAACCCAAACCAACacctgaaccagaaccagaacccaTCGTGgtcaccgccaccgccaccgccaccaccatCGATTCTCCTCCGGCGCCATCAccaaaggagaagaagaagaagaagtcagcCAAGGTGGAGCTGGCTGCTGTGGTGGAAACCGTTGCTAAGGAAGTTCTGGTCATGGCCGCGGCGCCGGTGGTGGACGTGTCTCCGGTGAACGTCGTCACTGAAGTCACTAAAGAACCAACTGTTGCTAAAATTGAAGAACCCAAAGAGACGGCgagcaagaagaagaagtccaAGAACAAACCTGAACCAGGTGAGTTAACGAATGAACGGGGATCATCGTGTTTATCGACCTCAGAAGAACCAAACTGGTCGGACTCTACGgtaaaataatgtttaattaaaTTATGGATTTCAGTTTGATTAAATTATGTCTGATTAAAGCTGGTTATACACTGTACGGTTTCAGCCCGTTTCCAGATTTTACTCCCCGACGTCAGCGCCTTCTTTAtcctctttttacagtaatcagagcgtcgctatcaagataacaatgaaGGCTACAACAGATATAGCTAGAAAAACTTAGCTAACTTACCTCCAGTTCTCTCTGGACAAGCCgtactgtccacgtcttcctcgcCACGAGTCCATatgacgttaggtcagatgaTGAAGGCAGCATGTTTCGGCCTTGTTAGCAtcgtgacccgtacagacctctgtTAGCTAACAAcctttacctgcctcggagctttcaaaccaaactttattgacaactgtcaacagaaAGGCCCGCTGGAGCTGACGATCAgacagtacagtgtgatcactcaggtcgtggctgacgatcagacagtacagtgtgatcactcaggtcgtggctgacgatcggaccgtacggtgtgatcgctcaggtcgtggctgacgatcggaccgtacggtgtgatcgctcaggtcgtggctgacaaTCGGAccgtacggtgtgatcactccggtcgtgagctttggcttcacATCGCAAATGATCtcctcgtacagtaggagtaggaagtacGACATTTATAGAATTACAGTGTACAGTGTATGGCCAGCTTAAAACAGAACATCCTGTCCTTTTGTCCTGGTTTTTCTTTAAGTGACCGACTCCTCCGTGCCACTGCCGTACGGCGAGCTGCTGTCTGCCGTGTCCAACGGGACGCTCAGCGACGACGAGATGCACAAACTCACGGAGGTCCTGAACCAGACAGCTGGTGTCCGCCAAGACTCTTGGCAGCtggtaatgatttaaataagggctattcaagtgttcgtactgggaagttgatttacctcaaaataaatTATCAGTTATTGGTTAAAGACGTTTCTCcttcccaatgtaagtcaatgggaaAAGGCATTTTTGGggccaatggcatcacgtgtcggacacggaagttgtagtaccgccgtttggcctcTACGGAAATTTGATTCACAGCCCGGggctcttcctggaggcttggatatatacaaattatagtgcattactttttgtaggtatagctacgaacagtttATTGAGACCAGCCTGCAATATACCATTCACCAGAtaccagctaacgttagcagctaGCACGCTTACCAACTAGTTTTAGCAGATGGATCAATACAGTGACATAAATAGCATTCAAAAGTTAACGTTCGACTTAAGTCCAGTGTTCGAGGTAGCACACGACCACCAACACTGTTGAGGTGGTCGTccattattgggtgttgagaagcGGACGGCCCGTTGTTATTCTGAAACATCAATAGTGCTCGGTGTGGAACGGCTTTAAGTCTGATGGTGTTGGCACATGCCACCATTTCCACTACATCACCACCTTCCAACCCACGTGACCCGAAAGCGGCCGTAGTGTGAATCATTCTCCACGTTCggaaagcttttaaataaatcTGAGTCTTTGTTTGACCTTCAGGCCTGTCAGAAAGGAGACCCACTGTCCGTTCTGAAGAAACagctggaggagaaagagaagctGCTGACCACCGAGCAGGAGGGCGCCGCCACCGCCAAGAGCCGCCTCCGAGATCTCAGCAAGGTGAGCCAGGAAGCGTCCAGATCGTCAATCGTGTGATCTCTGCGAGATTCATTCCTTCAGTTCTGTTGGTTTTGTCAAGGTGACAACAATGCTACCCAACAAGGAACAGTACCGAGACACCTTAAAATATCTGAGATACAACGACAAGTCAGTAGAACAGATGGAAATGTTCCAGACGGAGGGGACTGAATCAGACATGTCTTAAAATAACCACTGAAGAATGTGAAATAAGGCAACTGACTCCATTAGTAAGATTCCTCTGGACTCTAGACAGAGGAAACAACCAAGCAAATACATTTGGACAGTTGATTAAATTAACATGTTGGCTTCAGACCTTCAGTGTTTCATAAGAAAGTCAAGGTTACTTTAGGCTTCCTGTGTTTCCTTCTTCAGGAACTTGGTGCAGAGAAATCCAAGGTGGCGTCTTTGGATGCCCGTCTGAAGGCGGAGCTGAGTGCTCAGGTTCAGAAGGTCGATGCCATGCAGGCCAGAATGGAGACTGCTAACCAGGAACACCTGAACCAAACCCAGAAGCTCAACCAGAAGGTACAAACCATACCAACTAACTCTGAATCCTTCAGTGGCAGATCAAAGGAAGCTTTTCAGGGCCAGTAAAGTCTCAAGTCCAAAAGGGCAAGTCTAAGTAAAGTCTCAAAACCTTGCGGGAAAATCTAAGTCAAATCCCAGAGGGAAAGTCAAAGTCGAGTCAAGTCCTTGAGGGCAAGTCTAAATCAAGTCCCCAAGGGCAGATCCAAGTCAAGTCCCCAAGGGCAAGTCTAAGTCAAGTCTCAAATCTTGTCAAAGCAAGTATCAATTCAAATAAAGTCTCAAGTCCAACAGGGCAAGTCTAAGTCCAATCTCAAAACCTTGCTGGAAAATCTAAGTCAAATCCCAGAGGGAAGAGTCAAAATCGAGTCAAGTCTTGTAAAAGAAAAGTCTTAAGTCTCAATTCAAGTCCTTGGAGGTATGCCTAAGTCATGTCTTGTGTCCTTGAGGGAACATTtgagtcaagtctcaagtcttgtCAAAGCAAGTATCAATTCAAGTCTAATGCCCTTGAGGGCAAGTCTAAGTCCAATCTCAAAACCTTGCAGGAAAATCTAAGTGAAATCCCAGAGGGAAGAGTCAAGTCTTGTAAAAGAAATGTCTCAAGTCAATCTCAAGTCCTTGAGACCAGATCCAAGTCAAGTCTGAAATGTTCTCAAAGAAAGTCTCAATTCAAGTCTAAAGTCCTTGGAGGTATGTCCAAATCAAGTCACAGGTCTTCAAGAGCAAATTCCAAATCTGTGAGGTCTCTGAATGCTGATCATTAAAATGACTCTCAAAGCTGTTAATAGTGACTTTAAGTATCAGGGGTCGAGTTCTGTCTGACTGGTTGTTGGCCGGCACAGATAAGCTAAGTCCTTGTAGCATGTTTTAGCTAACTGTCTGTTAAACTTGAACAGATCGGGGGTCTGCAGGAGCAGCTGGAGAACGGTCCCAACGCTCAGCTGGCCCGACTGCAGCAGGAGAACTCCATCCTCCGAGACGCCCTGAACCAGGCGACCAGCCAGGCCGAGAGCAGGTAACGCACACAACGACCGACCGCTAGACTGGGTCGTATCGTAGCTCCTGACCTGTAAATAGCATTCATGTCAACATCCGAGTCGTTGTTATGACTGTGATAACTCTGGTTGTTAACAAATGACAGGACTGGTTCTGTCGGACCCCGTCAGTCCACCAGCTTCCTTCCGTCATCcggtctaaccctaaccctccctGCAGGCAGAACGCGGAGCTGGCCCGTGTCAGGCAGGACTGCGTCCGTCTGGGTAAGGAGTTGACCGAGCGTACCGACGCTCTGCGGGCCGACGAGGAGCGCAGGAAGAGCCTGGAGTCCAAGATGGCTGCTGCCGAACAAGAACTGTCCCAAGCCCAGGTCAGAAACACAGAACTGTAAATGTCCATTCTTCAGAGAGAAAAGCTCACCAAGCTGCATCTGTGGTTTCTTACTTCTTTCAAATACTTTAAAAATGTCTTCTCCAAAACACCTTTATGTTAACATTCAATATGACGGTGgagctaacaggaagtgaccatggacgtataaagagaactggatacagcgtcggaggctcccgttcattcctatgagagagtctcagtggagcatgaagccgaAATCGCTCGACTGTCAGATCATCGGCGttcttcctcatccattgggcccatagatcaggcgcagtagcgtctcctttaactcctcctccacctcctcctcctgcctctcgctcctttaactcctcctcccgcctctcgctcctttaactcctcctccacctcctcctcccgcctctcgctcctttaactcctcctccacctcctcctcccgcctctcgctcctttaactcctcctccacctcctcctcccgcctctcgctcctttaactcctcctccacctcctcctcccgcctctcgctcctttaactcctcatCCCAGctctcgctcctttaactcctcctcccggccctcgctcctttaactcctcctcccggcccttgctcctttaactcctcctcccatccctcgctcctttaactcctcctcccggccctcgctcctttaactcctcctcctcctcctcctcctggccctcgctccagcctcggtctgggtctcactcacatgaacggaggaagggaaataactctggattcagctgttagtgcgtTTTAATGATTCagactggggagttgattcacctcaaaataaatgatcctctgagttacagacgtctctttcccaatggaagcatgggaaaaagtatttttgggcccgatggcgtgacggacatggaagttgtagtaccgccgtttggccattACGAACGTTTGCTTcacagcccggcgctcttcctggaggctcGGAAGTGACCcgttttttctgtttgtttcagctGGTCCATGAGGACGCTGAGCGTGCTCAGCAGCGGCGACTGGAGGAAGTGCGTTTGGAGCTGAACGCGGCGCAGCAGGAAGCCGCTGCCGTTAGCGGTGAGTGTTTCTGTCAGTGTAAAGCTAACTCCGCCCACAATGTCCCAGGAACTATGGATAAGTCCAGGAATGATCACAGGAAATAAAACATTCCTTCAGTACACAGATTTCTGTATTTCCATCACGTCTCAATGTTCCAGACAGCCAGTAACTCAATAACAGGATTGTTCTGCTGTTGGTCCCTCAGAGCTGCAGGGGGCGCTGGCGTCCAGAGAGACCGAACTACAGGAGCTCAAGGTCCAGCTGGAGAGCCGCGCTGCAGCCCAGGTAAATAACCTGCTATTATTAAACAACTCCTTTGATTGATTTATATTGATGACAACAAATTGCTGTTTATTCTGTTGCTTTCTCCGCCTTCATGACCCCCTCACTGCTGATTGAAAGGAATGTGAAGACATTTATTTGGTTCCTCTTGTTTTCCAGCCAGTGTTTGTTAAGCTAGCTGCGTGTTTCTCTCTCAGAAGACATTTACTTAAAATGAAATGAGCCTTTTGCTGGTTAACATTGATGGCTACATCTGCAGTAATAAGTAAAGTAGACTTTGGACCAAATCAATAACTTTGAAAGACAATCTGTGAAGGGAATGATTTTCTCGTAGagtttaactttaactttttagTTGTCAAATAGCATCCGGTCTTGACAGCACCGccctgtttgtgtctgcaggtgGACCGGTCGTCTGAAGTGGATCAGCTGAAGAACTGGTAACTGTTCTGCTGTCACGTTATTGAACCAATGACTCCGGCCCTGTCTACATGGATACAGAGATTTTACCCTCCGTTGAATTCTGTCCACACAAACTTCGTTTAACAAAATATCTCCGTCCACAATGGACGTCAACCTCCGGGTCTGCAcagtgaagccgatgctgaagAGCCCTAAAGCTGCATcctctctaccagccagcagggggcgactcctctggttgtgtAGAAGTCTATGTGAAAATGagcttctacttctctcttgatttattacctcagtaaacattgtaaacatgagtttatggtctcaatcgctagtttcaattCTTCTtggccaaacaccaagatgaggacgtccaaaaaccaagatggtgacggcccaaaaccaagatggtgacggcccaaaaccaagatggtgacggccaaaaaccaagatggtgacggcccaaaaccaagatggtgacggcccaaaaccaagatggtgacggccaaaaaccaagatggtgacggcccaaaaccaagatggtgacggccaaaaaccaagatggcgacggccaaaaaccaagatggcgacggccaaaaaccaagatggcgacggccaattccaagatggcgacggccaaaaaccaagatggcgacggccaaaaaccaagatggcgacggccaaaaaccaagatggcgacggccaattccaagatggcgacggccaaaaaccaagatggtgacggccaaaaaccaagatggcgacggccaaaaaccaagatggcgacggccaattccaagatggcgacggccaaaaaccaagatggcgacggcccaaaaccaagatggcgacggccaattccaagatggcgacggccaaaaaccaagatggcgacggcccaaaaccaagatggcgacggccaaaaaccaagatggcgacggccaaaaaccaagatggcgacggccaaaaaccaagatggcgacggccaattccaagatggcgacggccaaaaagcaGTAGCtggttatttcttttttttatagatatTTGAGATTTATCTTTCTGGTTCACGGCGTGACGTGTTATGTGGCGAAACCGAAATGTGACTCATGTGGACGGACGACGTGGTGGAGTTGCTGCTTAGCGTCACCGTATTGTTGTCGTTGTCTCTGGAACAtgctcattacacaaagcaacaatggaCATGAGCAAATTGATGAGATGACATCATCGTTTCCATGAATACACAGTAACCAGAGAAAAAATCTCcgttttagtcacctaaaagtAGTTTACGTTGACGAGAGGCCGAAACGTAGAGGAAAATGTTCGTTAATGTGTAGACGGGGCCTGAGATGTTGTGGAGGTGTGGCGGATTGTAATCTGACTTCCTGTGTGACTTCCTGTCAGCGTGCAGCTCAGAGACGAGCAGGTCGTCGCTCTGGAGGCGGAGCTCACTCAGCTGAGGGCGGAGCTACAACTGACGTCTTCACAGTCAGAGAGGTCAGAAACAAAAGACGCACAAAACATTTAATGTCCTGATTCAGAATCCTCCGATGTTACTTCAGtcggggttttctcctggtgctcaggtttctcccacaattccaaCTCGTGCATCAGGCTAATTGGACACTAATTACCCCAAATATGTTTTAagatatttgggggtaatttagagtactAAAAAAACTTTAACTGATCATATTTCAGAAaaggttttctcctggtgctcaggtgtatatactgtatatattaataagaaataatttattaataaaaaaataaaaaacagtcaaTTAAAATTTCCgatacgtctctctctctgagtaaattgtagatatctacattgtcctttttagataatctaaaattaaattatgacgttgtagatatctctaactggagttagggagagtctaaatgtaattacagatatctagaattagagttgtgACGAGGTGAAATGACGttctagatatctggaataagaactctgactagtcagaatgttattgtagatatctctaacgTTAATTCAGGATAGTCAAGCTgagatattaaatgttaaaacttcTTGACTTAGAGTTTGATCACAGCAGCATCTGGTGGACGTCGGAggaactgcagctcaacaactTCAGttaaaatctgagattttgtaaatagtttatttgtttctttgtgtCCTCAGAGTGAAGGAAGAtgaagcagcagctgatcagaCGCAGAAAGACGTATGTTTAAataatgtcatcatcatcatcgtgtTTACCTGCCGGTGTATCGTCACATATTATTTTACATGACcattagttaaaaaaaagaccTGGAACATCCAGACGTCCTGGATGCTGTCAGAGGGAACCGCTGATTCAGGCGGTTATTTTCTGTAttgtaatattaaaaacaagctGTGAGGTTtgtgatgtttcttcttcttcttcttcttctcctctgcaGGGATCAGGAAGTGAGACGGAGTCTGAGCAGCCGTTTGAAAGGTGAGAAACACATCTGGATTAAACAGCTGATTCAGGACTGAGTTCTGGAGGAAAGATTCATTTTCTGGTTTTTGTGtttaacaaaattaattaattttaaaccTCTATGTGACTCtttcaaagtacaaaaaaaacacattttatttctcccatttttatttaaaaaaacatttaactgaAATACAAGATCCTTCATGGCAAAACATATCCATGTTAACTGATGTCTGTTTTTAAATGCTAAAAGTAAAATAGTCTTCAAAACATAAAAGATCTGCCGCTGAAATGATTTCAaactttttagtttttatcaAAAATCTGGTAGAAATGAGCGTCAATATTTAATAACGTTACTCAGTGAAGCAGAATTATTGACCAtgttgtgtttgttgacgttgtgtttgttgttgatgtgtttattgtctgttgttgacgtatttattgtttgttgttgacgtgtttgtttttgttgttgacgTTGTGTTTCTTGTTGTTAacgttgtttgtttgttgttgacgttgtttttgttgttgttgacgttgacgtgtttgttgttgacgttgtgtttgttgttgttgttgacgtgtttgttgttgacgtgtttgttgttgttgttgacgtgTTTGGTGTtgacattgtgtttgtgtttgttgttgacgttgtgtttgttgttgttgttgacgtgtttgttgttgacgttgtgtttgtttttgacgttgtgtttgttgttgttgacgtgtttgtatttgttgttgatgttgtgtttgttgttgttgttgtgtttgttgttgacgttgtgtttgtttttgacgttgtgtttgttgttgttgttgacgtgtttgtatttgttgttgatgttgtgtttCTTGTTGTTAACGTTGTTTGTTTGTcgctgatgtttgtttgttgttgttaacgTTGTTTG
This window contains:
- the rrbp1b gene encoding ribosome-binding protein 1b isoform X2, with the translated sequence MDVSDPQTLGFMVFGGFMFISAVGIALVSTLSMKETSYEEALAKQRRKLVQTQPQRAEKKKKDKTLEKKNKAKKKEERPDEKLSDPGSDGGEEPEVVACTEPESDPEPAAEPAAAAPEPKPTPEPEPEPIVVTATATATTIDSPPAPSPKEKKKKKSAKVELAAVVETVAKEVLVMAAAPVVDVSPVNVVTEVTKEPTVAKIEEPKETASKKKKSKNKPEPVTDSSVPLPYGELLSAVSNGTLSDDEMHKLTEVLNQTAGVRQDSWQLACQKGDPLSVLKKQLEEKEKLLTTEQEGAATAKSRLRDLSKELGAEKSKVASLDARLKAELSAQVQKVDAMQARMETANQEHLNQTQKLNQKIGGLQEQLENGPNAQLARLQQENSILRDALNQATSQAESRQNAELARVRQDCVRLGKELTERTDALRADEERRKSLESKMAAAEQELSQAQLVHEDAERAQQRRLEEVRLELNAAQQEAAAVSELQGALASRETELQELKVQLESRAAAQVDRSSEVDQLKNCVQLRDEQVVALEAELTQLRAELQLTSSQSERVKEDEAAADQTQKDGSGSETESEQPFESLERDSQLLHLEEELQQLREELQQARNHGNELQDQMATPSTAERESEQREAELKAALTEAESRFDTLRLDFQASLQVLFPGVSVEAEQSDWMQSFTLKVQESRSEAERSHSELQSRLNEAERKQTELQTEFHQNTKLLQETEAELQALQRRSEEEENIWKNKLSEAEQQKQTVLDQLKLQEDDVHSKRTETEDTQQLKEQLMLLEAQLEKQLEEATFSQSCCEELAQVQSQVQQLSVRLQAEQQQRQQLDRQLQQAQQEVLELQQQQVETDQRSAAPLQEETETVKEETETVLKEETVQVKEETETVKEETAV
- the rrbp1b gene encoding ribosome-binding protein 1b isoform X3 produces the protein MDVSDPQTLGFMVFGGFMFISAVGIALVSTLSMKETSYEEALAKQRRKLVQTQPQRAEKKKKDKTLEKKNKAKKKEERPDEKLSDPGSDGGEEPEVVACTEPESDPEPAAEPAAAAPEPKPTPEPEPEPIVVTATATATTIDSPPAPSPKEKKKKKSAKVELAAVVETVAKEVLVMAAAPVVDVSPVNVVTEVTKEPTVAKIEEPKETASKKKKSKNKPEPVTDSSVPLPYGELLSAVSNGTLSDDEMHKLTEVLNQTAGVRQDSWQLACQKGDPLSVLKKQLEEKEKLLTTEQEGAATAKSRLRDLSKELGAEKSKVASLDARLKAELSAQVQKVDAMQARMETANQEHLNQTQKLNQKIGGLQEQLENGPNAQLARLQQENSILRDALNQATSQAESRQNAELARVRQDCVRLGKELTERTDALRADEERRKSLESKMAAAEQELSQAQLVHEDAERAQQRRLEEVRLELNAAQQEAAAVSELQGALASRETELQELKVQLESRAAAQVDRSSEVDQLKNCVQLRDEQVVALEAELTQLRAELQLTSSQSERVKEDEAAADQTQKDGSGSETESEQPFESLERDSQLLHLEEELQQLREELQQARNHGNELQDQMATPSTAERESEQREAELKAALTEAESRFDTLRLDFQASLQVLFPGVSVEAEQSDWMQSFTLKVQESRSEAERSHSELQSRLNEAERKQTELQTEFHQNTKLLQETEAELQALQRRSEEEENIWKNKLSEAEQQKQTVLDQLKLQEDDVHSKRTETEDTQQLKEQLMLLEAQLEKQLEEATFSQSCCEELAQVQSQVQQLSVRLQAEQQQRQQLDRQLQQAQQEVLELQQQQVETDQRSAAPLQTETVKEETETVLKEETVQVKEETETVKEETAV
- the rrbp1b gene encoding ribosome-binding protein 1b isoform X4, with translation MDVSDPQTLGFMVFGGFMFISAVGIALVSTLSMKETSYEEALAKQRRKLVQTQPQRAEKKKKDKTLEKKNKAKKKEERPDEKLSDPGSDGGEEPEVVACTEPESDPEPAAEPAAAAPEPKPTPEPEPEPIVVTATATATTIDSPPAPSPKEKKKKKSAKVELAAVVETVAKEVLVMAAAPVVDVSPVNVVTEVTKEPTVAKIEEPKETASKKKKSKNKPEPVTDSSVPLPYGELLSAVSNGTLSDDEMHKLTEVLNQTAGVRQDSWQLACQKGDPLSVLKKQLEEKEKLLTTEQEGAATAKSRLRDLSKELGAEKSKVASLDARLKAELSAQVQKVDAMQARMETANQEHLNQTQKLNQKIGGLQEQLENGPNAQLARLQQENSILRDALNQATSQAESRQNAELARVRQDCVRLGKELTERTDALRADEERRKSLESKMAAAEQELSQAQLVHEDAERAQQRRLEEVRLELNAAQQEAAAVSELQGALASRETELQELKVQLESRAAAQVDRSSEVDQLKNCVQLRDEQVVALEAELTQLRAELQLTSSQSERVKEDEAAADQTQKDGSGSETESEQPFESLERDSQLLHLEEELQQLREELQQARNHGNELQDQMATPSTAERESEQREAELKAALTEAESRFDTLRLDFQASLQVLFPGVSVEAEQSDWMQSFTLKVQESRSEAERSHSELQSRLNEAERKQTELQTEFHQNTKLLQETEAELQALQRRSEEEENIWKNKLSEAEQQKQTVLDQLKLQEDDVHSKRTETEDTQQLKEQLMLLEAQLEKQLEEATFSQSCCEELAQVQSQVQQLSVRLQAEQQQRQQLDRQLQQAQQEVLELQQQQVETDQRSAAPLQEETETVLKEETVQVKEETETVKEETAV